In the genome of Oncorhynchus mykiss isolate Arlee chromosome 30, USDA_OmykA_1.1, whole genome shotgun sequence, the window tcgggtgctgagcctatgcagctggggggTATCCACATCTCaactaaggagagggaacagagaatCACCAatcgcctctgtctctattgcggttccgctggtcattttgtcacttcatgtccagtaaaagccagagctcatcagtaagcggagggctactggtgagcgcttctactctggtctctccttcaagatcctgcactaccttgtcggtccatctacgctggaccggttcgtcagcttcctgcagtgctttgatagactctggggcggagggctgttttatggacgagacctgggctcgggaacatgacattcctctcagacagttaaggaagcccacggccttgttcgctttggatggtagtcctctccccaggattcagcgtgagacgctacctaatttttcgttcaccttttacacctgttgttttgggccatccctggctagtttgtcataatccttctattaattggtctagtaattctatcctctcctggaacgtctcttgtcatgtgaaatgtttaatgtctgctatccctcctgtttcctctgtctcttcttcacaggaggagcctggtgatttgacaggggtgccggaggaatatcacgatctgcgcacggtgttcagtcggtccagggccacctctcttcctccacaccggtcgtatgattgtagtattgatctccttccgggaaccactcccccccggggtagactatactctctgtcggctcccgaacgtaaggcgctcgaagattatttgtctgtagctcttgacgccggtaccatagtccccccctcctctcccgccggagcggggtttttttttgttaagaagaaggacgggtccctgcgcccctgcatagattatcgagggctgaatgacataacagtgaagaatcgttatccgcttcctctaatgtcttcagccttcgagatcctgcagggagccaggtttttcactaagttggaccttcgtaacgcttaccatctcgtgcgcatcagggagggggacgagtggaagacggcgtttaacactccgttagggcactttgaataccgggttcttcctttcggcctcgctaacgctccagctgtctttcaggcattagtcaatgacgtcctgagagacatgctgaacatctttgttttcgtttaccttgacgatatcctgatttttttcaccgtcactccagattcatgttcagcacgttcgacgtgtcctccagcgccttttagagaattgtctttttgtgaaggctgagaagtgcacttttcatgcctcctccgtcacatttctcggttctgttatttccgctgaaggcattaagatggatcccgctaaggtccaagctgtcattgattggcccgtccctaagtcacgcgtcgagctgcagcgctttctcggcttcgcgaatttctatcgtcgtttcatccgtaatttcggtcaggtggcagctcctctcacagcccttacttctgtcaagacatgctttaagtggtccgtttccgcccagggggcttttgatctcctcaagaatcgttttacatccgcacctatccttgttacacctgacgtctctagacagttcgttgtcgaggttgacgcgtcagaggtgggcgtgggagccattctttctcagcgctccctctctgacgacaaggtccacccttgcgcgtatttttctcatcgcctgtcgccgtcggaacgtaactatgatgtgggaaaccgcaaactgctcgccatccgcttagccctaggcgaatggcgacagtggttggagggggcgaccgttccttttgtcgtttggactgaccataggaaccttgagtacatccgttctgccaaacgacttaatgcgcgtcaggctcgttgggcgctgtttttcgctcgtttcgagtttgtgatttcttatcgtccgggctctaagaacaccaagcctgatgctttatctcgtctcttcagttcttcagtagcctccactgaccccgaggggattctccctgaggggcgtgttgtcgggttgactgtctggggaattgagaggcaggtaaagcaagcactcactcacactccgtcgccgcgcgcctgtcctaggaaccttcttttcgttcccgttcctactcgtctggccgttcttcagtgggctcactctgccaagttagccggccaccccggCGTTctgggtacgcttgcttccattcgccagcgtttttggtggcccacccgggagcatgacacgcgtcgtttcgtggctgcttgttcggtctgcgcgcagactaagtccggtaactcccctcctgccggccgtctcagaccgcttcccattccctctcgaccgtggtctcacatcgccttagattttatcaccggactgccttcgtcagcggggaagactgttattcttacggttgtcgataggttctctaaggcggctcattttattcccctcgcTAAGCTCCCTTCGGCTAAagaaacggcacaaatcatcatcgagaatgttttcagaattcatggccttccgtcagacgtcgtttcggacaggggtccgcaattcacgtctcaattttggagggagttttgccgtttgattggggcttccgtcagtctctcttccggctttcacccccagtctaacggtcaagcagaatgggccaatcagactattggtcgcatcttacgcagtctttcttttcgtaaccctgcgtcttggtcagaacagctcccctgggcagaatacgcccacaactcgcttccttcgtctgcgactggactatctccttttcagagtagcctcgggtaccagcctccgctgttctcgtctcagttcgccgagtccagcgtcccctccgctcaggcttttgtccaacgttgcgagcgcacctggaagagggtcaggtctgcactttgctgTTATAgagcgcagactgtgagagccgctaataagcgtagaactaagagtcctagatattgtcgcggtcagagagtttggctctccactcagaaccttccccttaagacagcttctcgcaagttgaccccgcggttcattggtccgttccgtatttctcagatcattaatcctgtcgcagtgcgacttcttcttcttcttcgtcgcgtccacccggtcttccatgtctcctgtgttaagcccgttcttcgcgcccccgctcgtcttccaccccccccccatccttgtcgagggcgcacctatctacagggtccgtaagattttggacatgggtcctcggggccgtgggcatcagtacctagtggattgggaggggtacggtcctgaggaaaggagttgggttccctctcgggacgtgctggaccgttcgctgatcgatgatttcctccgttgccgccaggtttcctcctcgagtgcgccaggaggcgctcggtgagtgggggggtactgtcatgtattgtcatattatgtcttgttcctgttctttctcttcactccgtctccctctgctggtcgtattaggttaccttctcttcccctccttcccccagctgctcctcatcttctctaactacctcgttcacccttttcccacctgttcccttttttccctctgattaggtctctatttctctctctgttcctgcttctgtctttgtcagattctcgtttgagtttctcatgccagaaccaaactatcgtcttgtttgcttcaaccttgtcctgtcctgtcggaatctgcctgttcatttgaggctacgtgtgatcaggtacctctgtcctctacaacccagctattctcctctgctgctagaaggggactctaacccagctattctcctctgctgctagaaggggaactctctgtgatattcagaaggactttatgtttcatttgtcgccctctctgcgggttgtttattttgccttcatatacatttgaagaggatctatgtcttacctgtgttttgacattaaaggactctgtttttgttaaaccgcttttgggtcctcactcacgtgcataacattatgcctccagtcttctgatctgacccTGTGGATCATAGCCAGGGTTGGGCATAAATTACTATTTCACTTACAAAATACAACTACAAAATACCCTAAAGACCAATGTAtcgaaataaaatacaaaataataataaaaataaaaatctaccTTTGGTGACCATTGacactctggataagaacatctgtTAAATTACCAAAATTACCAAAATGTATATGTGAAAACGAACaactgcaaagcacactgggtattTTCATTGGCCTTGTTTCAGGGCAGAGCTCAGGGCAGAGCTCATTAAAGTAATACTCAGAATGCTTTGCAATTACTCATtattacatatactgtacattttcatttagttaatttagcagacgctcttatcacaCCATAGTTCCATTAGCATTTTGATACCAATATAGAGTGAAAGGGGGGCACACAATTGTGAACAACTATAAAGAAATAGTATagaaaagcattttttattttgaaaatacaCATTACAGCTTTCAAAAGTATCTTGTTCCAAAATACACTGGACTGTTTTTCAGCCCAGTGTAATACAACATACAAAATACTCAGAAGTAATTCAAATATGTATTTCAAATCCATGTAACAAAAATACTTCCAACCTCTGGTCATAGATGAATAACCAATCATCAACAACCCAACCTGGCTCTGGCAATGGATTGTGAATTGACCCAACTGCTGGCTCAAAATAACCCAACATGTGTTTTGTCGAATATTTACCCAAGTTCAAttgtttttaacccagcatttATTTTGTCTATCACCCAACCATGCAGTTAGAGGTAGTTGCCCTATTGAACCCAAACATTATTCCAGAATTTAGCATGCATTGGAGAGATGAAAGGGAAAGGCTAATGTCCTAAATTATGATGTATGGTGCTCTTTATTCTCTTGTAATGGGGACAATATCTAAATTATAATTTTGATTAAACACTCGATTCCAAGTGTAGGCTATTCagcattgtaaaaaaaaacactgtccATCAGAGATGCACTAGGCAAAATTTCACCATCAGATTCAGTTACAAATGCATGTTTATCTAAAAGATATAGACCAACGGATAAATCTTGATCTGCCAATGAGGTTTGAGTTTACAGGAGTGTATCCAACTAGTTTGTATGGCGTAGCTGTATTGGTTGTCAGTGGAGTGAAGCACCTCTGGAGAGcggattcagcaccatggaccgaGCACCCAGCGGTTGGCTACCCACACATCCACAGACAAGACCATCTCTAGCGCTACTATTGCAAGAGCGACATAGCAGAAACAGCAGCATACAGCGCGGACCAATAGGATGGCTGCATATCAGTTTCACAGCCAACCCGAATATCTGCAGATGCCTGCATCAAAGCGTCGAGATTTATGCTGGTTTGCTGTAGTAGACATTTGATCGTTTTCTTTTCTATGTTTACGTCTTCCTTTTATTCTTTCTCGACTTTCCCCACGGCGTGTTTGAGAGAGATACCCCCCTCTGTCTGCTTCGTCGCGTGGACTGAGATAACAGCCGTGCTATTGATTTTTGCTCTTCAATGGAATACATTTTTATTCTAATAGCGAGTGTTGGCAATACATTTCGCATCTGCTGTGTACCGGTATTACCCTCTATGAGAAAGAGAATATTCCATTATTCTTAGCTGAAGATTGAGACACCGCACATAGACACAACAAGTACCGGGAAACGTTCATTCGTAGAGCTTTCAGTTCCGTAGCGCCTTGTATTGCTCCCCCCTCGATGCCCCAGGACCGTGGACAGCGCTTGTGCTAGTGGCCGCAGCTCGGTGTGAAAAAAAACTATTAGGCCTAACGGTTAATCACAATCATAACAAGATACTCAAGAATGTACTAAAAGGAAAGGTTATACAGGCCGTGATTCTGTATGGATTATACCAGAAGACTCTACTGATTTGAAGGTAAGACATGGTGGCGTTATGAGCAGTTGTTATTCTGCAGTTTGTGTCACCATCATTATCAAGTGATTTAATCAACATGCTATAAACAATACAGTATATTCGGTTTCTTTATCATTGCACTGTATTTGTCTTTATTGGACACGATTATGGAACCATTTTAAAATTACAGTGCCCGTTTTTTGCTTGCATTTTTTTGCTTGCATTTCTACATCTCCATGTCATGTGTTATAAATAAACAACATTTATCAATAtcacaaataaaaaatatgtaaCATCAACAAATATAACATCTATATCCTTATCAAAGCTGTATTGTGTTAAAGGGGATGGTGTTTTCATTCAAGGCTTCCATTTTGAAGCTAAAATGGATGCTTGCGCACATTTCTTTATCATGCTTCCGTTGCCTTATCTCACACCTTATATAAAATTCATATTAACGATCTAATGTTTGGCCTGGTAAGATTAATTTGAATTTGCATTCGAAATTAGAGATATTGGGCATAATCCATTTTATAAATGATATTAACATCACGATTGAAATTAAGATGTAACAAATCCTTATATCAAAACTGTATAGCGAATGCTGCGAGATTTGGCCGTTATGAATTAACTGTCTAAGAGGTGTTATATAGCCCAAGGTCTATTCATTTATCTGTGactaacaaaaaaaaacatgcaacTATGAATCTCCTATAAACATAGGCTATTTAATAAACGTGATAATTATTCATAGCTTAATTAACACACATATAAGgaactcattcattcattcaaaccAAGCTGTAAAGGAATTTGATCATAAAATACTTTACCCCAGCATTTTCCAAGATCCACAGTTGTTGTTTTACTAACCATTGGAAATGCATTCAGAAATCAATGTACAGCTGATTTTCAATACAATTTTCACCCAAGTACCAAATGTTTACCATGCACAAAAAGCTGTAGCATACTACTTTGTAATTGACTTTCTCGTCTGTTTATTGACAGGTATCATTTCTCTTCTCAGAGAACAGGAATCTTTGGTTCTTCCCGTTAAAAACACTTTTATCAGATCCCCCAGAGAAGAGAGCCAACTCTTCCTCCCCTCCATAACTCTCTCTCCCAGAGGAACCATGGGTACCGTACTGTCCCTCTCCCCTAGCTACCGGAAAGCGGCCCTGTTCGAAGATGGCCCGGCCACTGTGGGCCACTACACGGCAGTCCAGAACAGCAAAAACTCCAAGGACGCCAAGAGCCTCAAGCGCCAGTCCCTCATAAGTGTGTTGCCATGGAAACGCATTGTGGCGGTATCGGCCAAACGGAAAGGTTCCAAAAAGCTCCCACCAGACGACGGGCAGAAGGTCAGCACTGAGCACACCATCACCAACAGCCAGAAGCTGAAGAAATCCCAGTCCTGCGCCAACTTGTCCTCTTTCACCACGCAGGAACCCACCATAGCTGCCACCATCCCCACCTCCAAGACCGTCTCCAACGTTGCTGCCACCGCTAAGAAGAACCCGTTGACTGGTTCCAAGGGGGGCCAGGCAACGAACGCGGGCACGCCCAAGCGGGTGATTGTCCAGGCCTCCACCAGCGAGCTAATGCGTAGCCTGGGTGAGTTCCTGTGCCGGCGCTGCTACCGGCTGAAGCGTCTGTCGCCTACCGACCCGGTGCTGTGGTTGCGAAGCGTGGACCGCTCCCTCCTTCTCCAGGGCTGGCAGGACCAGGGCTTCATCACCCCAGCCAACGTGGTCTTCCTCTACATGCTGTGCCGCGATGTGGTCTCCTCCGAGGTGGCCAGCGAGCGGGAGCTGCAAGCCTCTCTGCTCACCTGCCTCTACCTGTCCTACTCCTACATGGGCAACGAGATCTCCTACCCGCTCAAGCCCTTCCTGGTTGAGGCTGAGAAGGAGGCCTTCTGGGATCGCTGCCTGGAAATCATCAACCGCATGAGTGGCAAGATGCTGAAGATCAACTCCGACCCACACTACTTCACCCAGGTGTTTGCCGACCTCAAAAACGAGAgcaagaaggaggaagagaagacaaGGTTGTTGATAGGCCTCGACCGATAAGAGGAACCATGGGAGAATGGTAAAGGGAGGAACAGGGGAGAAGTGGGACGGGTGGGATGTGGATAGGGTCAGGGTGGCACGCACGACTACAGAAAAAACAGGACCGTTGTCTGGTATTCCCATCTTCAATTAGGAGGAAATTGGTTTAACTGGAGGCCCATAATGACCAATTAGGAGGCTCTGGTGTCATATATCATGTTAACAATATTTGGGCATTATAGTACTTACAGACAATCACACAGATACAATTACTGATAACCTTTATGTTGAGTGAACATTAAAACACTGCCTTCAGGACATTTGATAACACAGATGCAGCGTGGTCTGGGGCTGGACACATATTACATATTACTTCAATAGCAGCCAAACCTGTCAAGATTACAATGATAGAAAATGATGACCCCTCATAAACCCAaaacaggtaatcaaatgtcAATGACTTGAGTAAAAAGAAGAATGGCTGAGTAAAAGACAGATACATTTTGTGTCCAGATTCAGAGTCAAGAGAATCACTTTAGGAACTTCATAAGTTGTGAGGCCTCTGCAACCCTTTTCCCACTCTCTAAGCTGCATTGGCATCCTCAATGACCCTAAATATTAACACAGACAGTGAAAACACCAGATAACTTCACTGTAGTAGTCTgctcatgtactgtacatacttaGGGGGGAAAAACTAATAAACTATAAGAGAGTCATCAAAGCAACCAAAAGCAAAGCTAAAGAGAGGATCCGTGTGGATTCAACAAGCAATGTGGGGGAACAAGAAACATGAGGATTCCACTACGCATGAGACCACGTCCCATGTCATCACGTGTCCACTCAGGACATCACGTCTTCACACGTCTTGATTTCCTAATGTCCCCCACACAATTGCCAATTCCCCCTACCTCACCACCAACAATAGCCCTGCCCAAGTCTTCCCCCACAACATTGCACTTCTTCCCACAACAAGCATGCCTGGTTTTATTTCACCATTTACAGATAAGAGGGTAACATTACCAAACCTCATCACCCACCAAAGTCCTGATTTGTGTTTTGGTATGGAGAGGAGGCTAGTCCTCGTCAAAGAAAGTGATATGGAATACCAGTAGAACATACTGCTGAGTTGATTGACTTCCATTGCACTGAAACAACGCTAGTCGAGAACTACAGGAGACTATTATTGTGGCACTTCATATGATGTGTCCACCTCCTTGGTTTCCATTGAGGTCAGAACAAAATGGATTCTCCATTCAGTCATCTCCCTTAATAAAGAGACTCTTTCCTCCCCACTGATGGTTATTTATGTAACGACTTGTGTTGACATGCATGTGTGCTTCTATGGGTTCCTAGCATGCTGCTTTGTGTTCGCACACCACGACAAAGTCCTAAATGGCGCCTTATTTCCTATGTAATGGGCTGCTAtggccaaaagtagtgtactacatagggaataggatgccattttagACATACCCCACATTATTTTAGACAGAGCAGTATTCTGCAATGCTGCCCTTACCTTAAATAATTATGAAATCATGATTACTGATTAAGTCTTCATTTTGATGAAATCCCACCTGCTGCAAGGTTGTGCCATATCGTTCTGAAAATTATGATTTATAAAAACAACAAGGCAAGTCTTGGATCATCA includes:
- the LOC110521931 gene encoding cyclin-dependent kinase 5 activator 1; translation: MGTVLSLSPSYRKAALFEDGPATVGHYTAVQNSKNSKDAKSLKRQSLISVLPWKRIVAVSAKRKGSKKLPPDDGQKVSTEHTITNSQKLKKSQSCANLSSFTTQEPTIAATIPTSKTVSNVAATAKKNPLTGSKGGQATNAGTPKRVIVQASTSELMRSLGEFLCRRCYRLKRLSPTDPVLWLRSVDRSLLLQGWQDQGFITPANVVFLYMLCRDVVSSEVASERELQASLLTCLYLSYSYMGNEISYPLKPFLVEAEKEAFWDRCLEIINRMSGKMLKINSDPHYFTQVFADLKNESKKEEEKTRLLIGLDR